One segment of Struthio camelus isolate bStrCam1 chromosome 25, bStrCam1.hap1, whole genome shotgun sequence DNA contains the following:
- the DDX42 gene encoding ATP-dependent RNA helicase DDX42 isoform X1: MNWNKGGPGTKRGFGFGGFAITPGKKEEPKLSQQSHSAFGTAGSSAAFAKSGPPQLPSFYKIGSKRANFDEENAYFEDEEEDSSNVDLPYIPAENSPTRQQFHSKSADSDSDDDPLEAFMAEVEDQAARDMKRLEDKDKEKKNVKGIRDDIEEEDDQEAYFRYMAENPTAGVVQEEEEDNLEYDSDGNPIAPSKKIIDPLPPIDHSEIEYPPFEKNFYDEHEEITSLTPQQVVELRHKLNLRVSGAAPPRPGSSFAHFGFDEQLMHQIRKSEYTQPTPIQCQGVPVALSGRDMIGIAKTGSGKTAAFIWPMLIHIMDQKELEPGDGPIAVIVCPTRELCQQIHSECKRFGKAYNLRSVAVYGGGSMWEQAKALQEGAEIVVCTPGRLIDHVKKKATNLQRVTYLVFDEADRMFDMGFEYQVRSIASHVRPDRQTLLFSATFRKKIEKLARDILIDPIRVVQGDIGEANEDVTQIVEIFPSGPSKWNWLTRRLVEFTSSGSVLLFVTKKANAEELANNLKQEDHNLGLLHGDMDQSERNKVISEFKKKGIPILVATDVAARGLDIPSIKTVINYDVARDIDTHTHRIGRTGRAGEKGVAYTLLTPKDSNFAGDLVRNLEGANQHVSKELLDLAMQNPWFRKSRFKGGKGKKLNIGGGGLGYRERPGLGSESSDRGNNSSVMSNYEAYKPSTGAMGDRLTAMKAAFQSQYKSHFVAASLNNQKTGSSAAGASGWTSAGSLNSVPTSSAQQSAVNPDSPIAAAAAAKGVPGFTSTGNLSSVPTFPSVGIQGFNSTNASTNNREGIGCSSTGVAGVGGGGVGGGGVGGGGVGGGSVGGVGGSSGGVRERYNDNRNNRHNDAQRRGEGGGRYNDVQRHGEGGGRHTDGFRHGDSRHGDSHRHGESRHPLDGSSGNRNNGDSRNSSEGRNNENRNGENRKDGNSRDNKTDGFAVPEPPKRKKSRWDS; the protein is encoded by the exons ATGAATTGGAATAAAGGTGGACCTGGTACTAAGAGAGGCTTTGGTTTTGGTGGATTTGCCATAACacctggaaagaaagaggaaCCTAAGCTCTCTCAACAGTCTCACAGTGCTTTTGGAacagctggttcttctgctgCATTTGCGAAATCAGGACCTCCCCAGCTGCCTTCTTTCTATAAAATTGGGTCAAAGCGAGCCAATTTTGATGAAGAGAATGC GTACTTTGAGGATGAAGAGGAAGATTCCAGCAACGTCGACCTGCCATACATTCCCGCAGAGAATTCCCCCACTCGCCAGCAGTTTCATTCCAAATCGGCAGATTCTGACAGCGATGATGATCCTCTGGAGGCATTCATGGCTGAAGTGGAG GATCAAGCTGCTCGAGACATGAAGAGACTTGAAGataaagacaaggaaaaaaagaatgtgaa GGGTATTCGAGATGACATTGAAGAGGAAGATGACCAA gaagcttaTTTTCGCTACATGGCTGAAAACCCCACTGCTGGTGTGgtacaagaagaggaagaggataaCCTTGAGTATGACAGTGATGGGAATCCAATTGCACCGTCCAAAAAAATCATCGATCCTCTTCCACCTATTGACCATTCGGAG ATTGAATATCCACCATTTGAGAAAAATTTCTATGATGAGCATGAAGAAATCACCAGTCTCACCCCACAGCAAGTGGTAGAATTACGTCATAAGCTAAATCTCCGG GTCTCTGGTGCTGCTCCTCCAAGGCCTGGCAGTAGTTTTGCTCATTTTGGATTCGATGAGCAACTTATGCATCAAATTAGGAAATCGGAGTATACCCAGCCCACACCTATACAGTGTCAG ggTGTTCCAGTTGCGCTGAGTGGCAGAGATATGATTGGAATAGCTAAGACTGGAAGTGGGAAAACAGCAGCCTTCATCTGGCCAATGTTGATTCACATCATGGATCAAAAGGAGCTTGAACCAGGGGATGGTCCCATTGCTGTGATCGTGTGTCCAACCAGAGAGCTTTGCCAACAG ATCCATTCTGAATGCAAGCGCTTTGGTAAGGCATATAATCTGCGCTCCGTAGCTGTGTATGGAGGAGGAAGCATGTGGGAGCAAGCCAAAGCTCTCCAGGAGGGGGCAGAGATAGTTGTCTGCACACCA ggTCGTTTGATTGATCATGTGAAAAAGAAAGCTACAAACCTTCAAAGAGTCACTTACCTTGTGTTTGACGAAGCAGACAGAATGTTTGACATGGGTTTTG aaTATCAAGTCAGATCAATCGCAAGCCATGTACGTCCTGATAGACAGA ccCTCTTGTTCAGTGCCACTTTCCGTAAGAAGATTGAGAAATTGGCCCGAGATATTCTGATCGACCCAATTCGAGTTGTGCAGGGAGACATTGGAGAG GCAAATGAAGATGTTACTCAAATTGTGGAGATTTTTCCTTCTGGCCCTAGCAAATGGAACTGGCTGACTCGACGCCTCGTGGAGTTCACATCATCTGGGAGTGTTCTCCTGTTCGTCACCAAGAAGGCAAACGCGGAAGAGCTGGCCAATAACCTCAAGCAGGAGGATCATAATCTAGGGCTGCTTCATGGTGACATGGATCAGAGCGAGAGGAATAAAGTCATCTCAGAATTTAAGAAAAAGGGGATCCCGATACTGGTAGCAACTGATGTGGCTG CTCGTGGGTTGGACATTCCTTCCATTAAGACCGTGATCAATTACGATGTGGCACGGGACATAGATACGCACACCCACAGAATTGGTCGTACTGGCAGagcaggggagaagggagtagcctACACTCTACTGACTCCTAAGGACAGTAACTTTGCTGGTGATCTTGTCAGAAATTTGGAAGGCGCTAATCAACATGTTTCCAAAGAGCTGTTGGATCTTGCAATGCAG aaccCGTGGTTCCGGAAATCCCGtttcaaaggaggaaaaggcaagAAGCTGAATATTGGGGGTGGTGGCCTTGGATACCGTGAACGTCCCGGTCTGGGATCAGAAAGTTCT GACCGTGGAAACAACAGCAGTGTAATGAGTAACTATGAGGCATACAAGCCGTCCACTGGGGCAATGGGAGACAGACTTACAGCAATGAAAGCAGCTTTTCAG TCCCAATATAAGAGCcactttgttgctgcaagccttaaCAATCAAAAGACtggtagctctgctgctggtgctAGTGGCTGGACCAGCGCTGGGAGCTTGAATTCAGTACCAACGAGTTCAGCACAGCAAAGTGCTGTAAATCCTGACAGCCCAATTGCAGCCGCTGCAGCAGCAAAGGGTGTTCCAGGTTTCACCAGCACCGGGAATCTGAGTAGCGTTCCCACCTTTCCAAGCGTCGGAATACAGGGCTTCAACAGCACAAATGCCAGCACCAACAATCGAGAAGGCATCGGTTGCAGCAGCACTGGCGTTGCTGGTGTTGGTGGCGGCGGTGTTGGTGGCGGCGGTGTTGGTGGCGGCGGTGTTGGTGGTGGCAGCGTTGGTGGCGTTggtggcagcagtggtggtgTCAGAGAACGATACAACGACAACCGGAATAATCGCCACAATGATGCTCAGCGCCGTGGAGAGGGTGGCGGTCGCTACAATGATGTTCAGCGCCACGGAGAGGGAGGCGGTCGCCATACTGATGGTTTCCGCCATGGAGACAGCCGACATGGGGACAGCCATCGCCATGGTGAAAGCCGGCACCCCCTTGATGGAAGCAGTGGCAATCGCAATAATGGTGATAGCAGGAATAGCAGTGAAGGTAGGAACAACGAGAACAGGAATGGTGAGAACAGGAAGGATGGCAACAGCCGAGACAACAAGACAGATGGTTTTGCTGTCCCTGAGCCCCCAAAACGCAAGAAGAGCCGATGGGACAGTTAA
- the DDX42 gene encoding ATP-dependent RNA helicase DDX42 isoform X2 gives MELSMWNTCREVCFSACFSRGIRDDIEEEDDQEAYFRYMAENPTAGVVQEEEEDNLEYDSDGNPIAPSKKIIDPLPPIDHSEIEYPPFEKNFYDEHEEITSLTPQQVVELRHKLNLRVSGAAPPRPGSSFAHFGFDEQLMHQIRKSEYTQPTPIQCQGVPVALSGRDMIGIAKTGSGKTAAFIWPMLIHIMDQKELEPGDGPIAVIVCPTRELCQQIHSECKRFGKAYNLRSVAVYGGGSMWEQAKALQEGAEIVVCTPGRLIDHVKKKATNLQRVTYLVFDEADRMFDMGFEYQVRSIASHVRPDRQTLLFSATFRKKIEKLARDILIDPIRVVQGDIGEANEDVTQIVEIFPSGPSKWNWLTRRLVEFTSSGSVLLFVTKKANAEELANNLKQEDHNLGLLHGDMDQSERNKVISEFKKKGIPILVATDVAARGLDIPSIKTVINYDVARDIDTHTHRIGRTGRAGEKGVAYTLLTPKDSNFAGDLVRNLEGANQHVSKELLDLAMQNPWFRKSRFKGGKGKKLNIGGGGLGYRERPGLGSESSDRGNNSSVMSNYEAYKPSTGAMGDRLTAMKAAFQSQYKSHFVAASLNNQKTGSSAAGASGWTSAGSLNSVPTSSAQQSAVNPDSPIAAAAAAKGVPGFTSTGNLSSVPTFPSVGIQGFNSTNASTNNREGIGCSSTGVAGVGGGGVGGGGVGGGGVGGGSVGGVGGSSGGVRERYNDNRNNRHNDAQRRGEGGGRYNDVQRHGEGGGRHTDGFRHGDSRHGDSHRHGESRHPLDGSSGNRNNGDSRNSSEGRNNENRNGENRKDGNSRDNKTDGFAVPEPPKRKKSRWDS, from the exons ATGGAGCTGAGTATGTGGAACACTTGCAGGGAAGTTTGTTTCTCCGCTTGTTTTTCCAGGGGTATTCGAGATGACATTGAAGAGGAAGATGACCAA gaagcttaTTTTCGCTACATGGCTGAAAACCCCACTGCTGGTGTGgtacaagaagaggaagaggataaCCTTGAGTATGACAGTGATGGGAATCCAATTGCACCGTCCAAAAAAATCATCGATCCTCTTCCACCTATTGACCATTCGGAG ATTGAATATCCACCATTTGAGAAAAATTTCTATGATGAGCATGAAGAAATCACCAGTCTCACCCCACAGCAAGTGGTAGAATTACGTCATAAGCTAAATCTCCGG GTCTCTGGTGCTGCTCCTCCAAGGCCTGGCAGTAGTTTTGCTCATTTTGGATTCGATGAGCAACTTATGCATCAAATTAGGAAATCGGAGTATACCCAGCCCACACCTATACAGTGTCAG ggTGTTCCAGTTGCGCTGAGTGGCAGAGATATGATTGGAATAGCTAAGACTGGAAGTGGGAAAACAGCAGCCTTCATCTGGCCAATGTTGATTCACATCATGGATCAAAAGGAGCTTGAACCAGGGGATGGTCCCATTGCTGTGATCGTGTGTCCAACCAGAGAGCTTTGCCAACAG ATCCATTCTGAATGCAAGCGCTTTGGTAAGGCATATAATCTGCGCTCCGTAGCTGTGTATGGAGGAGGAAGCATGTGGGAGCAAGCCAAAGCTCTCCAGGAGGGGGCAGAGATAGTTGTCTGCACACCA ggTCGTTTGATTGATCATGTGAAAAAGAAAGCTACAAACCTTCAAAGAGTCACTTACCTTGTGTTTGACGAAGCAGACAGAATGTTTGACATGGGTTTTG aaTATCAAGTCAGATCAATCGCAAGCCATGTACGTCCTGATAGACAGA ccCTCTTGTTCAGTGCCACTTTCCGTAAGAAGATTGAGAAATTGGCCCGAGATATTCTGATCGACCCAATTCGAGTTGTGCAGGGAGACATTGGAGAG GCAAATGAAGATGTTACTCAAATTGTGGAGATTTTTCCTTCTGGCCCTAGCAAATGGAACTGGCTGACTCGACGCCTCGTGGAGTTCACATCATCTGGGAGTGTTCTCCTGTTCGTCACCAAGAAGGCAAACGCGGAAGAGCTGGCCAATAACCTCAAGCAGGAGGATCATAATCTAGGGCTGCTTCATGGTGACATGGATCAGAGCGAGAGGAATAAAGTCATCTCAGAATTTAAGAAAAAGGGGATCCCGATACTGGTAGCAACTGATGTGGCTG CTCGTGGGTTGGACATTCCTTCCATTAAGACCGTGATCAATTACGATGTGGCACGGGACATAGATACGCACACCCACAGAATTGGTCGTACTGGCAGagcaggggagaagggagtagcctACACTCTACTGACTCCTAAGGACAGTAACTTTGCTGGTGATCTTGTCAGAAATTTGGAAGGCGCTAATCAACATGTTTCCAAAGAGCTGTTGGATCTTGCAATGCAG aaccCGTGGTTCCGGAAATCCCGtttcaaaggaggaaaaggcaagAAGCTGAATATTGGGGGTGGTGGCCTTGGATACCGTGAACGTCCCGGTCTGGGATCAGAAAGTTCT GACCGTGGAAACAACAGCAGTGTAATGAGTAACTATGAGGCATACAAGCCGTCCACTGGGGCAATGGGAGACAGACTTACAGCAATGAAAGCAGCTTTTCAG TCCCAATATAAGAGCcactttgttgctgcaagccttaaCAATCAAAAGACtggtagctctgctgctggtgctAGTGGCTGGACCAGCGCTGGGAGCTTGAATTCAGTACCAACGAGTTCAGCACAGCAAAGTGCTGTAAATCCTGACAGCCCAATTGCAGCCGCTGCAGCAGCAAAGGGTGTTCCAGGTTTCACCAGCACCGGGAATCTGAGTAGCGTTCCCACCTTTCCAAGCGTCGGAATACAGGGCTTCAACAGCACAAATGCCAGCACCAACAATCGAGAAGGCATCGGTTGCAGCAGCACTGGCGTTGCTGGTGTTGGTGGCGGCGGTGTTGGTGGCGGCGGTGTTGGTGGCGGCGGTGTTGGTGGTGGCAGCGTTGGTGGCGTTggtggcagcagtggtggtgTCAGAGAACGATACAACGACAACCGGAATAATCGCCACAATGATGCTCAGCGCCGTGGAGAGGGTGGCGGTCGCTACAATGATGTTCAGCGCCACGGAGAGGGAGGCGGTCGCCATACTGATGGTTTCCGCCATGGAGACAGCCGACATGGGGACAGCCATCGCCATGGTGAAAGCCGGCACCCCCTTGATGGAAGCAGTGGCAATCGCAATAATGGTGATAGCAGGAATAGCAGTGAAGGTAGGAACAACGAGAACAGGAATGGTGAGAACAGGAAGGATGGCAACAGCCGAGACAACAAGACAGATGGTTTTGCTGTCCCTGAGCCCCCAAAACGCAAGAAGAGCCGATGGGACAGTTAA
- the DDX42 gene encoding ATP-dependent RNA helicase DDX42 isoform X3 encodes MAENPTAGVVQEEEEDNLEYDSDGNPIAPSKKIIDPLPPIDHSEIEYPPFEKNFYDEHEEITSLTPQQVVELRHKLNLRVSGAAPPRPGSSFAHFGFDEQLMHQIRKSEYTQPTPIQCQGVPVALSGRDMIGIAKTGSGKTAAFIWPMLIHIMDQKELEPGDGPIAVIVCPTRELCQQIHSECKRFGKAYNLRSVAVYGGGSMWEQAKALQEGAEIVVCTPGRLIDHVKKKATNLQRVTYLVFDEADRMFDMGFEYQVRSIASHVRPDRQTLLFSATFRKKIEKLARDILIDPIRVVQGDIGEANEDVTQIVEIFPSGPSKWNWLTRRLVEFTSSGSVLLFVTKKANAEELANNLKQEDHNLGLLHGDMDQSERNKVISEFKKKGIPILVATDVAARGLDIPSIKTVINYDVARDIDTHTHRIGRTGRAGEKGVAYTLLTPKDSNFAGDLVRNLEGANQHVSKELLDLAMQNPWFRKSRFKGGKGKKLNIGGGGLGYRERPGLGSESSDRGNNSSVMSNYEAYKPSTGAMGDRLTAMKAAFQSQYKSHFVAASLNNQKTGSSAAGASGWTSAGSLNSVPTSSAQQSAVNPDSPIAAAAAAKGVPGFTSTGNLSSVPTFPSVGIQGFNSTNASTNNREGIGCSSTGVAGVGGGGVGGGGVGGGGVGGGSVGGVGGSSGGVRERYNDNRNNRHNDAQRRGEGGGRYNDVQRHGEGGGRHTDGFRHGDSRHGDSHRHGESRHPLDGSSGNRNNGDSRNSSEGRNNENRNGENRKDGNSRDNKTDGFAVPEPPKRKKSRWDS; translated from the exons ATGGCTGAAAACCCCACTGCTGGTGTGgtacaagaagaggaagaggataaCCTTGAGTATGACAGTGATGGGAATCCAATTGCACCGTCCAAAAAAATCATCGATCCTCTTCCACCTATTGACCATTCGGAG ATTGAATATCCACCATTTGAGAAAAATTTCTATGATGAGCATGAAGAAATCACCAGTCTCACCCCACAGCAAGTGGTAGAATTACGTCATAAGCTAAATCTCCGG GTCTCTGGTGCTGCTCCTCCAAGGCCTGGCAGTAGTTTTGCTCATTTTGGATTCGATGAGCAACTTATGCATCAAATTAGGAAATCGGAGTATACCCAGCCCACACCTATACAGTGTCAG ggTGTTCCAGTTGCGCTGAGTGGCAGAGATATGATTGGAATAGCTAAGACTGGAAGTGGGAAAACAGCAGCCTTCATCTGGCCAATGTTGATTCACATCATGGATCAAAAGGAGCTTGAACCAGGGGATGGTCCCATTGCTGTGATCGTGTGTCCAACCAGAGAGCTTTGCCAACAG ATCCATTCTGAATGCAAGCGCTTTGGTAAGGCATATAATCTGCGCTCCGTAGCTGTGTATGGAGGAGGAAGCATGTGGGAGCAAGCCAAAGCTCTCCAGGAGGGGGCAGAGATAGTTGTCTGCACACCA ggTCGTTTGATTGATCATGTGAAAAAGAAAGCTACAAACCTTCAAAGAGTCACTTACCTTGTGTTTGACGAAGCAGACAGAATGTTTGACATGGGTTTTG aaTATCAAGTCAGATCAATCGCAAGCCATGTACGTCCTGATAGACAGA ccCTCTTGTTCAGTGCCACTTTCCGTAAGAAGATTGAGAAATTGGCCCGAGATATTCTGATCGACCCAATTCGAGTTGTGCAGGGAGACATTGGAGAG GCAAATGAAGATGTTACTCAAATTGTGGAGATTTTTCCTTCTGGCCCTAGCAAATGGAACTGGCTGACTCGACGCCTCGTGGAGTTCACATCATCTGGGAGTGTTCTCCTGTTCGTCACCAAGAAGGCAAACGCGGAAGAGCTGGCCAATAACCTCAAGCAGGAGGATCATAATCTAGGGCTGCTTCATGGTGACATGGATCAGAGCGAGAGGAATAAAGTCATCTCAGAATTTAAGAAAAAGGGGATCCCGATACTGGTAGCAACTGATGTGGCTG CTCGTGGGTTGGACATTCCTTCCATTAAGACCGTGATCAATTACGATGTGGCACGGGACATAGATACGCACACCCACAGAATTGGTCGTACTGGCAGagcaggggagaagggagtagcctACACTCTACTGACTCCTAAGGACAGTAACTTTGCTGGTGATCTTGTCAGAAATTTGGAAGGCGCTAATCAACATGTTTCCAAAGAGCTGTTGGATCTTGCAATGCAG aaccCGTGGTTCCGGAAATCCCGtttcaaaggaggaaaaggcaagAAGCTGAATATTGGGGGTGGTGGCCTTGGATACCGTGAACGTCCCGGTCTGGGATCAGAAAGTTCT GACCGTGGAAACAACAGCAGTGTAATGAGTAACTATGAGGCATACAAGCCGTCCACTGGGGCAATGGGAGACAGACTTACAGCAATGAAAGCAGCTTTTCAG TCCCAATATAAGAGCcactttgttgctgcaagccttaaCAATCAAAAGACtggtagctctgctgctggtgctAGTGGCTGGACCAGCGCTGGGAGCTTGAATTCAGTACCAACGAGTTCAGCACAGCAAAGTGCTGTAAATCCTGACAGCCCAATTGCAGCCGCTGCAGCAGCAAAGGGTGTTCCAGGTTTCACCAGCACCGGGAATCTGAGTAGCGTTCCCACCTTTCCAAGCGTCGGAATACAGGGCTTCAACAGCACAAATGCCAGCACCAACAATCGAGAAGGCATCGGTTGCAGCAGCACTGGCGTTGCTGGTGTTGGTGGCGGCGGTGTTGGTGGCGGCGGTGTTGGTGGCGGCGGTGTTGGTGGTGGCAGCGTTGGTGGCGTTggtggcagcagtggtggtgTCAGAGAACGATACAACGACAACCGGAATAATCGCCACAATGATGCTCAGCGCCGTGGAGAGGGTGGCGGTCGCTACAATGATGTTCAGCGCCACGGAGAGGGAGGCGGTCGCCATACTGATGGTTTCCGCCATGGAGACAGCCGACATGGGGACAGCCATCGCCATGGTGAAAGCCGGCACCCCCTTGATGGAAGCAGTGGCAATCGCAATAATGGTGATAGCAGGAATAGCAGTGAAGGTAGGAACAACGAGAACAGGAATGGTGAGAACAGGAAGGATGGCAACAGCCGAGACAACAAGACAGATGGTTTTGCTGTCCCTGAGCCCCCAAAACGCAAGAAGAGCCGATGGGACAGTTAA
- the LOC104144843 gene encoding parathyroid hormone/parathyroid hormone-related peptide receptor-like, producing MEASGPAGGVVAALLCCCLLTSVWALVDPDDVLTKEEQIYLLVEAKEKCQKDIKAQLEKIKDTSCLPEWDGIICWPKGSPSQEVSVPCPDYIYDFNHKGHAYRYCSAYGTWEMALSINKTWANYTECAVLFSSESRSREKEVFDRLHLMYTIGYSISLASLLVAVCILLYFKRLHCTRNYIHVHLFASFICRAASIFVKDMVLYSGALASEPEKMQEDDFKAEMVSSPGQRSHLVGCKVVVTLFLYFLATNHYWILVEGLYLHSLIFMAFLSNDNYLWVLIIIGWGLPAVFVSVWASVRASLADTQCWDLSAGNMKWIYQVPILAAIVVNFFLFLNIVRVLASKLWETNTGKLDPRQQYRKLLKSTLVLMPLFGVHYVVFMAMPYTEVSGVLWQIQMHYEMLFNSFQGFFVAFIYCFCNGEVQAEIKKAHFRRSLALDFKQKARATSTAGSCYCGGLVSHATTSFSASLAGRGAASTQQRGLLLAARPSLPGYVPSSFASDNFLPCPPQEMSQKACGENTVDLTGLDRSHPSLNKELETML from the exons ATGGAGGCGTCGGGGCCCGCGGGAGGCGTCGTGGCcgccctcctctgctgctgcctcctcaccTCCGTCTGGGCTCTG GTTGACCCCGATGACGTTCTCACCAAAGAAGAGCAGATTTATCTTCTGGTGGAAGCAAAGGAGAAATGCCAAAAAGACATAAAAGCTCAGCTGGAGAAAATCAAAG ATACCAGCTGCCTTCCGGAGTGGGACGGGATCATCTGCTGGCCTAAGGGCTCCCCCAGCCAGGAGGTGTCCGTGCCCTGCCCTGACTACATCTATGATTTCAACCATAAAG GTCACGCCTACAGGTACTGCAGCGCCTACGGGACCTGGGAGATGGCCCTCAGCATCAACAAGACCTGGGCCAACTATACTGAATGTGCCGTGCTCTTCTCCTCCGAGAGCCGGAGCCGCGAGAAG GAGGTGTTTGACCGCCTGCACCTGATGTACACCATCGGCTACTCCAtctccctggcctccctcctcGTCGCCGTGTGCATCCTCTTGTACTTCAA GCGCCTGCACTGCACACGCAACTACATTCACGTCCACCTCTTCGCTTCCTTCATCTGCCGGGCGGCGAGCATCTTCGTGAAGGACATGGTGCTCTACTCAGGAGCTCTGGCCAGCGAGCCGGAGAAGATGCAGGAGGATGATTTCAAAGCCGAGATGGTCTCCTCGCCGGGACAACGCAGCCACCTG GTCGGCTGCAAGGTGGTGGTGACTCTCTTCCTCTATTTTCTGGCCACCAACCACTACTGGATCCTGGTGGAAGGGCTCTACCTGCACAGCCTGATCTTCATGGCCTTCCTCTCTAACGACAACTACCTGTGGGTCCTCATCATCATCGGCTGGG GTCTCCCTGCCGTGTTCGTGTCTGTCTGGGCCAGCGTCAGGGCCTCCCTGGCGGATACACA ATGCTGGGACCTCAGTGCTGGGAACATGAAGTGGATTTATCAGGTCCCCATCCTGGCTGCCATCGTG GtcaacttcttcctcttccttaacATTGTGCGGGTGCTGGCCTCCAAGCTCTGGGAGACAAACACGGGGAAGCTGGACCCCCGGCAGCAGTACCG GAAGCTGCTGAAGTCCACGCTGGTGTTGATGCCGCTTTTTGGAGTGCATTATGTGGTGTTCATGGCGATGCCCTACACTGAAGTCTCCGGGGTCCTGTGGCAAATTCAGATGCATTACGAGATGCTTTTTAACTCCTTTCAG GGTTTCTTTGTGGCGTTTATCTACTGCTTTTGCAATGGGGAG GTGCAGGCGGAGATTAAGAAAGCCCATTTCCGACGAAGCCTGGCGCTGGACTTCAAGCAGAAGGCGCGTGCCACCAGCACAGCGGGGAGCTGTTACTGCGGCGGGCTGGTCTCCCACGCCACCACGAGCTTCAGCGCGAGCCTGGCCGGGCGAGGGGCAGCGAGCACgcagcagcgcgggctgctgctTGCGGCCCGCCCCAGCCTGCCGGGCTACGTGCCCAGCTCCTTTGCCTCCGACAACTTTTTGCCTTGTCCGCCCCAGGAGATGAGCCAGAAAGCCTGCGGGGAAAACACAGTGGACTTAACAGGTCTAGATCGGAGTCACCCCAGCCTAAACAAAGAGCTGGAGACGATGCTGTGA